In Dryobates pubescens isolate bDryPub1 chromosome 26, bDryPub1.pri, whole genome shotgun sequence, a single window of DNA contains:
- the SRSF6 gene encoding serine/arginine-rich splicing factor 6 — MPRVYIGRLSYHVREKDIQRFFSGYGRLLEVDLKNGYGFVEFEDSRDADDAVYELNGKDLCGERVIVEHARGPRRDRDGYSYSSRSGGGGGYSSRRQSGRDKYGPPVRTEHRLIVENLSSRCSWQDLKDFMRQAGEVTYADAHKERTNEGVIEFRSYSDMKRALDKLDGTEINGRKIRLVEDKPRSSHRRSYSGSRSRSRSRRRSRSRSRRSRSSRSRSRSISKSRSRSKSRSRSKDRSRSRSKSRKSRSKSKSKAKSDRGSRSHSRSKEKSEKSRSRSRSRSRSPKENGKGDAKSKSRSRSRSRSASPPQQPSAKARSESPPKRAASRSRSRSRSKSRSRSRSSSRD; from the exons ATGCCGCGCGTCTACATCGGCCGCCTGAGCTACCACGTCCGCGAGAAGGACATCCAGCGCTTCTTCAGCGGCTATGGCCGCCTGCTCGAGGTCGACCTCAAAAATGG TTACGGCTTCGTGGAGTTCGAGGACTCCCGCGATGCCGACGATGCCGTTTACGAGCTGAACGGCAAGGACCTGTGCGGGGAGCGCGTCATCGTGGAGCACGCCCGCGGCCCGCGCCGCGACAGGGACGGCTACAGCTACAGTAGTCGCA GTGGGGGAGGTGGAGGCTATAGCAGCCGGCGGCAGTCTGGACGAGATAAATACGGCCCCCCCGTGCGGACAGAGCACAGGCTGATTGTTGAGAACCTGTCCAGTCGCTGTAGTTGGCAGGATTTGAAA GATTTCATgcggcaggctggggaggtgacCTATGCGGACGCGCACAAGGAGCGCACCAACGAGGGCGTGATCGAGTTCCGCTCCTACTCGGACATGAAGCGcgccctggacaagctggacGGCACCGAGATCAACGGCAGGAAGATCCGGCTGGTGGAGGACAAGCCCCGCTCCAGCCACCGCCGCTCCTACTCGGGCAGCAGGTCCAG GTCACGCTCCAGGAGGCGCTCCAGGAGCAGGAGTCGCAGGAGTCGCAGCAGCCGCAGCAGGTCCCGCAGCATCTCCAAAAGCAGGTCCAG gTCTAAATCCAGGTCCCGAAGCAAAGACCGCTCCCGCTCCCGGTCGAAAAGCAGGAAGTCCAGGTCCAAGAGCAAGTCCAAAGCCAAGTCTGACCGGGGCTCACGCTCCCACAGCCGCTCCAAGGAGAAGTCGGAGAAGTCTCGCTCCAGGTCCCGGTCCCGGTCCCGGTCTCCCAAAGAGAACGGTAAAGGCGACGCCAAGTCCAAGTCGCGGTCGCGGAGCAGGTCGCGCTCCGCCTCCCCCCCGCAGCAGCCCTCCGCCAAGGCTCGCTCCGAGTCGCCGCCCAAGAGAGCCGCCTCCCGCTCCCGCTCCAGATCCCGCTCCAAGTCTCGCTCCAGATCGAGATCCAGCTCGAGGGATTAA